A region of Paraburkholderia largidicola DNA encodes the following proteins:
- a CDS encoding sigma-54 dependent transcriptional regulator — MESATRQLIYVSRDPSAELNSRFHERGWHVEVVGSARDARRAVRSGMAAGGLLDLSSCFQQHEIAAFESCLTMPNVGWVATTMAGQLQDAALRRLVRDYCFDYVTVPYSGDRIVDSVGHAYGMVSLGEPASNDASQGGSEGEMVGSCDAMLALFRSIRKVAMTDAPVFISGESGTGKELTAVAIHERSSRRNAPFIPINCGAIPPHLLQSELFGYERGAFTGANQRKIGRVEAANGGTLFLDEIGDLPLESQASLLRFLQERKVERLGGHGSIEVDVRIISATHVDMNTAMIEGRFRSDLYHRLCVLQIDEPPLRARGKDIELLARHMLERFRKDASRRLRGFAPDAIAALHNYSWPGNVRELINRVRRAIVMSEGRAITARDLELAEYVEIVPVSLAQAREAAERQAIELALLRHRGRLGDAAQELGISRVTLYRLLCSHGMRHMESEPLAPHAEMPSTMPHL, encoded by the coding sequence ATGGAATCCGCCACGCGGCAACTGATTTACGTATCAAGAGATCCCAGCGCTGAGTTGAACTCGCGTTTTCATGAGCGCGGGTGGCATGTCGAAGTAGTCGGTTCGGCACGCGATGCCCGCCGCGCCGTACGCTCGGGGATGGCGGCGGGTGGTCTGCTCGATCTGTCGAGCTGTTTCCAGCAGCATGAAATCGCGGCGTTTGAATCGTGTTTGACCATGCCGAATGTCGGCTGGGTCGCCACCACGATGGCGGGCCAGTTACAGGACGCCGCATTGCGCCGGCTCGTGCGCGACTATTGTTTCGATTACGTAACCGTGCCTTATTCGGGCGACCGGATCGTCGATTCGGTGGGTCACGCATATGGCATGGTTTCGCTTGGCGAGCCAGCGTCGAATGACGCGTCGCAAGGCGGTTCCGAAGGCGAAATGGTCGGTTCGTGCGACGCGATGCTCGCGCTGTTCCGCTCGATCCGCAAGGTCGCGATGACCGACGCGCCCGTCTTCATTTCGGGTGAATCGGGCACTGGCAAGGAACTGACGGCGGTCGCCATTCACGAGCGCTCGTCGCGCCGCAACGCCCCGTTCATCCCGATCAACTGCGGCGCGATTCCGCCGCATCTGCTGCAATCGGAGCTGTTCGGCTACGAGCGCGGCGCGTTCACGGGCGCGAACCAGCGCAAGATCGGACGCGTCGAAGCGGCCAACGGCGGCACGCTGTTCCTCGATGAAATCGGCGACCTGCCGCTAGAAAGCCAGGCGAGCCTGCTGCGCTTCCTGCAGGAGCGTAAGGTCGAGCGGCTCGGCGGCCACGGCTCGATCGAAGTGGACGTGCGGATCATTTCGGCGACGCACGTCGACATGAACACGGCGATGATCGAAGGGCGGTTCCGCTCGGACCTGTATCACCGGCTGTGCGTGCTGCAGATCGACGAGCCGCCGCTGCGCGCGCGCGGCAAGGATATCGAGCTGCTTGCGCGGCATATGCTCGAACGTTTCAGGAAAGATGCGAGCCGCCGGCTGCGCGGCTTCGCACCCGACGCGATCGCGGCGCTCCACAACTACAGCTGGCCGGGCAACGTGCGCGAGCTGATCAACCGCGTGCGGCGCGCGATCGTGATGTCGGAAGGGCGGGCGATCACGGCGCGCGACCTCGAACTGGCCGAGTACGTCGAAATCGTTCCCGTGTCGCTTGCGCAGGCGCGCGAAGCCGCCGAGCGGCAGGCGATCGAACTGGCGCTGCTGCGTCATCGCGGCCGTCTGGGCGATGCCGCGCAGGAGCTGG